atattaattttatagccaATGTGACACCGGCATACATCTGGTTCTATACAGGTACCAAAGACACAACCGCTATTACAATACGGTTCACAAATACCTAAGTGAGTTTTATTCCAACCTTCATTACATTCGCACACTTCAGGACTTACACAAGTACCATTTGGACAACCATTGGAACATTGAGGGACACAcgttccatttaaatttttaccatAACCAGTTTCACATTCACAAACATCAGGCTCGACGCATGTACCTCCTACACCACAGTCAATGTCACAAATAGGTACGCAGTCACCAGTTTCATTTTTATGCCACCTGTCATCACATACACAATTTTCAGGAGCTGCGCAAATTCCGTGCAGACATTCTTTAGTGCACGTAGGTATACATGTGCCATTATGAGTTTTTTCATATCCGGTATCGCATTCGCAAACGTTTGGAGCGATGCAATAGCCCCCACCACAGCTTATATCACAGCGAGGTACACAATCATCTGAGCTATCTTTATACCAGCCATCATTACAAGTGCAGTTCTCTGGAGCGACGCATGTTCCGTGAGGACATCCATTTGAGCAATATGGTAAACAAAGATTACTTTCAGTTTTCCTATAACCGTTAAAGCACTCGCAGGTATCCGGAGCAACGCAAGTACCGTTTACACAAGCTTCAGTGCAGATAGCTTGACAAGTGGAATTAGTGAAAGTGTAACCGAAATTACAATCACATACGTCTGGTCTTATACAAGTGCCATGACCGCAACTCTTATGGCAAATTGGTAAGCAATTGTGTGGATTATCCTGATCGATTTCATATCCTTCATTGCAAGCACATTGACTCGGACTCTTGCAATATCCGTTTTTACAAGTTGGTCTGCAGATCGGATTACATTTAAGCctggaataaatttaataatagttagaAATCGTGATATTTATGACAtcaaattaatacaaaagtCAGACTAAATTCGACCAAAATGTTGACGAAAAGAgaccaaatatttattatctatacatataataaaatcttaactgatcgaaatctgtaAATCTAAGATATTTGAGAAGAAATATTACTGGGGGTATCTATTAACGCAATGGATcacattaatatgatttttagaatttttgtctgcTTATGTAGTTCGTTACCGCTAATCTCAGAAACGGCTATACAGATTTGGATGCGGTTTTCATTGACTTAAACTGTAGTAACCTAGGTGTAATTTGaagcgtttgttttattaaaatcgagatGTTATGGCATGGCTGATGAAGTTAacctttttaaagagttccagtGATGTTACATCATCCctttacatttgaaaataaatatgaaagggTACGGCAcagatgattttatgtttataccgGTTTCTtctcattccaaaaaaaaacttaaaagcaAATAAGCGAGTTCAGTGCACACGGCTAGCATTATGTGGCTCTGTCGCGTGTTTGCAACTGCAAAAGAATCTATGCTTTAATCCCCGACAACgtaatatcgtgtaatatacattacgcagttagacaaatacttattgggaactacaatgccacgacagactcaaagatacacagatatgtcaaccatataatactcctacttttgaggcttaaaatcACGCGAAAGGAGTCGCGGCCCCcagctagtttaaaataaaaatttacatcagAAAAGTATCTAATTGTAGCTAACGTTGAACAGATATATCAGGATGACTATTATGATGAGTACGCACCTGTATGAAAACAGATCcgtgaataaaataatgcaaaaagtaataataataataataattcatatcaattaaatgaaataacaataaaaaaattaagtgttattgttaaattcgttaattttatttaattaacaaagtaaggaaaaaatgtaagaaaaacaTGTGTATTCCCTTGATgaccttattttaataatggtgTTCTTAtcaacattacattatataacaatGGGTTTTGATTGCTTGcttgaatgtattaaaaatgttagaTGATCACTATGAAAGCTAGCACACGTGTTGAtgactttttattatatctactgTGCTATAACGTGCTGATTCAACCAATCAACATGGCGATTGGATTGACTGGACAGTGATTTTCGGGTTCTgctaatataaacttttaaacgTGCATAAGCTTCCccctaaatttaaaaaattcgttTCCCTGCTGATGCtcttgtcataaaataaatatatgatccAAATTTCAGCTGTCTAGGTTCAGAGGCTGTGTGTTGATTGTCAAtcagcttaaaatataattatagatagaGAGTTTAAAGTTTAACAATCATGCcattattgtttacataaataaacatatttactgcAGTGATGTGTCATCCTCCATGTAACCAGCACAGCAGACGTCTTTGTTTTCCACGACATGTTTCTgcgattaaataaaacaattgaaaaaagaCACACAAACTAAGTAGTATAActatgcaaaaatataaatggaattagcttaaaaaaatcttagttgctaaggttggtggcgcgttgacAATCGACAAGTTCtagcggcggtgaccacttcccatctGTTAGACTCTTTGCAAATCTGCcaaccatttttaaataaagaaataaacatcACTCGGGCGTTTATCATTTGTCATTGGAATGCCccaaaatatttcaatctcTAATAATAGTATCGAAAAATATGCTAAAAAGCgtttgttaataaaactaaGAAATGGACGACTTACCGGTACCATTCTCTGATCGATATAGGAGCGCCACCTGGTCTTGGTACATCTATACCAACAGTTACCCTGATAGGTCTCTTTGTAAGAGCGTATGTATGTTTCTGGAACCCATCGCATGAAACTGTAACagataattaaactattttatgcTAGGGGTCAGTACACCTGTAGTTGTTTTTTTCATGAAATAGATGGTCGGccaggcaaatgggtcacccgatggtaagtgatcCACCGCgtagacattggtgccgtaagaacTTTTAATCATTGCTTTTTTCTAcactgcgccaccaaccttaagaactaagttaatatgcctgtagttacactggcccacttacctttcaaaccgaaacgcaacaatacaaaatatttatgatgattgggtgatacctacccagacgggtttgaaCAAAGCCTTACCCAGGTAAGGATTTGTTCAAAccctataacaaaaaataaacaagcagAAGAGCTATTGAGTAAGAACAAAGTGTATGTGAAACGTCTCAATGAGAATAGCCTGCTGCGTGATTCATATTATGTACAAGCGTTTGCGCAAACACAAGTACACTGCCTAttccctcattctcataatccaatAAGACGGTAAATTTAACTCGACTGGAAATACTTTAATAGCAGCAAAAATGGTTTTACGTACTTTAAGACGTACCGGATTATAAAATActcaattattaatagtaagcgattataacaaaaactcaaataataatatgaaacaatCTTCTTCTTCACGTGGCTATTTCTTAgagacattttatatatatatatatatatatatatatatatatatgtatataaacagtaACAAAGTGTCAAAAAATAaacccactgagtttctttcgctggttcttctcagataTTTTCTTATCCGAAGCGGTGGTAGAGTATATacagtgtatgtatgtatgtatgtatattgtatatattgaataaaggatattgatttgatttgttttaaacaCTGTAAACTCCTAAATTCCACCTTGTTATGCATCTTATTGGCCCGATTTCGGGTTGAGATATGATCTCAGAATCTACTGCCTCATACGTCAGCTATAAGACAAACGATGCTTTTAAGCAATATTCAatctaataatagtaaaatttaaagggTGCACGCATAAAACAGTATGTCACTATAagtcaattaaaacatttaacccgtgacatacgaagtgagtttcatatatttttatagaaataacgagattgttttttttttaatatggcatTCTTTTCTACTACTTTTTCCTAaacaaatgtgtttttaataattgggacctaattaaattgaatcaatattttaaagcaatgtTATTGTAAAATCGCACAACGTGATAAGTTTTAGAGTCATTTAAagtcaattaaattcaaaattatcttcGGGATACTCAGGTTCTACtgctattgatataaaatttatagttcaATAATAAAGATAGTCAtacaatcttatatttttatgaactcAACCAAAAACAAAGCTATTTTTCACTGTGCCAATGGTCTGGATACCTACGCGAGTGTGGTTCCTTGTAGCacgaacattataaataaataaataagtattggacaacatcacatacattactttgatcccaatgtaagtagctaaagtacttgtgttatggaaaatcagaagtaacgacggtaccacaaacactcagacccaagacaacatagaaaactaaactctttctacatcgactcggccgggaatcgaacccgggacctcggagtggcgtacccatgaaaaccggtgtacacactactcgaccacggaggtcgtcaaaacattggttaagatgttatgaattatgtaaattaCTAAAGATGCAAACATCTTCAATAACTTTCTCATCCAATGGGATGttaatccgacacgaccagaaAGAATTTAAGCACAGGAACGTTCAATATTTTTGCGTTTTGTCCAAGGAAGTAAGGTGTACCAACTACCAAACTTAGAGCTTCTGCTGAGATTTTCTTGATAGAATTTGCAGTCTTATAAGTAATCCACTAGACACATGagctagttatattaaaatgtattaattagaaACATACTTTACTGTTTagattatacttaatttataaaaaacgcaCTTACGTCTGCCTTTCGGTACACAATTGGGTTTCTACGAAAAATACAAAAGTCAATATTAAACCCACACCAAAGCACAGTTTTTCTAGTTGAAACATGTTACCACAAGAAATGATCTTATTAGCACCAGTAAATATTGTGAAATGATTAAAGTATAGGAAATTGTTCATTGTTCTGTAATCAGAGCAAAATGCCTACTGTTCATTATTTCTAGGGCgtccataaaatataatatatatctcggcaatttttaaagttaaacatCTATTGGCATGTCTTGAGGGTAAGACCAATGCATATACCGGGACGGCGAACGGCATAACGCTCAGTGGCGGCTTTAGACGGTCTAGGTTGCCAAAATTGGGGGAGGGAGCGGTGGAGGTCTAAAGATTCCATGCCTCTCGTCCTGCAATCCCCTAATACCATTATTACTTTACGTTATTACC
This DNA window, taken from Vanessa tameamea isolate UH-Manoa-2023 chromosome 7, ilVanTame1 primary haplotype, whole genome shotgun sequence, encodes the following:
- the LOC113395703 gene encoding neurogenic locus protein delta-like isoform X2, encoding MFQLEKLCFGVGLILTFVFFVETQLCTERQTFMRWVPETYIRSYKETYQGNCWYRCTKTRWRSYIDQRMVPKHVVENKDVCCAGYMEDDTSLQLKCNPICRPTCKNGYCKSPSQCACNEGYEIDQDNPHNCLPICHKSCGHGTCIRPDVCDCNFGYTFTNSTCQAICTEACVNGTCVAPDTCECFNGYRKTESNLCLPYCSNGCPHGTCVAPENCTCNDGWYKDSSDDCVPRCDISCGGGYCIAPNVCECDTGYEKTHNGTCIPTCTKECLHGICAAPENCVCDDRWHKNETGDCVPICDIDCGVGGTCVEPDVCECETGYGKNLNGTCVPQCSNGCPNGTCVSPEVCECNEGWNKTHLGICEPYCNSGCVFGTCIEPDVCRCHIGYKINMDNMNDSLCIPECKNCSGICVAPENCIDISATTTEVAFTECNDSSCIDKKDSTISMTETSDYVKTSDEKAEVTVSTIDEARHINNDAIYQKQSIWSNYWIYIAVTAVAVTLLAFILLIVKRKAVARMCHGGERENEACHSIQRDMSYLKMMHKERN
- the LOC113395703 gene encoding neurogenic locus protein delta-like isoform X1; amino-acid sequence: MFQLEKLCFGVGLILTFVFFVETQLCTERQTFMRWVPETYIRSYKETYQGNCWYRCTKTRWRSYIDQRMVPKHVVENKDVCCAGYMEDDTSLQLKCNPICRPTCKNGYCKSPSQCACNEGYEIDQDNPHNCLPICHKSCGHGTCIRPDVCDCNFGYTFTNSTCQAICTEACVNGTCVAPDTCECFNGYRKTESNLCLPYCSNGCPHGTCVAPENCTCNDGWYKDSSDDCVPRCDISCGGGYCIAPNVCECDTGYEKTHNGTCIPTCTKECLHGICAAPENCVCDDRWHKNETGDCVPICDIDCGVGGTCVEPDVCECETGYGKNLNGTCVPQCSNGCPNGTCVSPEVCECNEGWNKTHLGICEPYCNSGCVFGTCIEPDVCRCHIGYKINMDNMNDSLCIPECKNCSGICVAPENCIDISATTTEVAFTECNDSSCIDKKDSTISMTETSDYVKTSDEKAEVTVSTIDEARHINNDAIYQKQSIWSNYWIYIAVTAVAVTLLAFILLIVKRKAVARMCHGGSYIIEGERENEACHSIQRDMSYLKMMHKERN